In a single window of the Limnochorda sp. L945t genome:
- a CDS encoding PhoX family protein: MRRLWRHVAGAGMAAWMAAAAAPAMALSFTPVQPAVGPQLVLPKGFEYQILISEGEQIRNGKFLRNNDLTVYLPLDGSDLGWLYVNHELRPGGGTRLTVAREGERWKVLEAVGVDFASVGGTWNNCAGSLTPWGTILSAEEYEPRTADEIPAGMVKDVNRYGWVVEVDPVTLRVTKHYAMGRFSHETALVMADRTTVYLTDDYRNGILAKFVADKPGDLSSGTLCVLDAANRRWIEVPKDRAVLNDVRSWALRHGATGFDRPEDIEYNPADGKLYLAITGDDRKPAPDNYGKVVRIDPQTLQMETFIQGGPETGMFNPDNLQLDPQGNLWIFEDKYDDFINARYGNNAVWVASTKDGSLRRFAQLPNGSEGTGPSFTPDGKTLFFSVQHPDPPWKASVVAIRGL, translated from the coding sequence ATGCGACGGCTATGGCGTCACGTGGCGGGAGCAGGCATGGCGGCGTGGATGGCAGCGGCTGCAGCCCCGGCGATGGCCCTCAGCTTCACTCCGGTGCAGCCTGCCGTGGGCCCGCAGCTGGTGCTTCCCAAGGGCTTCGAGTACCAGATCCTGATCTCCGAAGGCGAGCAAATCCGCAACGGCAAGTTCCTGCGCAACAACGATCTGACGGTCTACCTCCCGCTGGACGGCTCCGATCTCGGCTGGCTCTACGTCAACCACGAACTGCGGCCCGGCGGTGGCACGCGGCTCACCGTGGCTCGCGAGGGTGAACGGTGGAAGGTGCTGGAGGCGGTCGGCGTCGACTTCGCTTCGGTGGGCGGCACCTGGAACAACTGCGCGGGATCGTTGACGCCGTGGGGTACGATCCTCTCGGCGGAGGAGTACGAACCCCGCACGGCCGACGAGATCCCCGCCGGCATGGTCAAGGACGTCAACCGCTATGGCTGGGTGGTGGAAGTGGACCCGGTGACGCTTCGGGTCACCAAGCATTACGCGATGGGCCGGTTCTCCCACGAGACGGCGCTGGTCATGGCGGATCGGACCACGGTCTACCTGACCGACGACTATCGCAACGGGATCCTGGCCAAGTTCGTGGCGGACAAGCCCGGGGACCTGTCGAGCGGCACGCTGTGCGTGCTGGACGCGGCCAACCGCCGCTGGATAGAGGTGCCCAAGGACCGGGCGGTGCTCAACGACGTGCGGAGCTGGGCGCTCCGGCACGGGGCCACCGGATTCGACCGGCCCGAGGACATCGAGTACAACCCTGCCGACGGCAAGCTGTATCTCGCCATCACCGGCGACGACCGCAAGCCGGCACCGGACAACTACGGCAAGGTCGTGCGCATCGACCCGCAGACGCTGCAGATGGAGACGTTCATCCAGGGCGGGCCCGAGACGGGCATGTTCAACCCGGACAACCTGCAGTTGGACCCGCAGGGCAACCTCTGGATCTTCGAGGACAAGTACGACGACTTCATCAACGCCCGCTACGGCAACAACGCCGTCTGGGTGGCCTCGACCAAGGACGGCAGCCTGCGGCGTTTCGCCCAGCTGCCCAACGGCTCCGAGGGAACCGGGCCGTCGTTCACGCCGGACGGCAAGACGCTCTTCTTCAGCGTCCAGCACCCGGACCCGCCGTGGAAGGCCTCGGTGGTGGCAATCCGGGGGCTCTAG
- the rph gene encoding ribonuclease PH, protein MRPSSTPGPSSHDAGTLAGPAARPAAPERVGRAPDAMRPVRIERQVVKWAEGSALISVGDTRVLCTASVEEKVPLFLRGTGNGWVTAEYAMLPRSTRERTPRDISRGRQAGRSVEIQRLIGRSLRAVVDLTALGERTVWVDCDVLQADGGTRTAAITGGFVALADALWWLAAREGWAAIPLADFLAAVSVGIVGGEARLDLEYAEDSVADVDMNVVMTGRGQLVEVQGTAEHSPFDVAGAGRLLELAAGGIRRLVQLQRDTLSPELVAAIDKRREMGLPARPAIDE, encoded by the coding sequence ATGCGCCCGAGCAGTACGCCCGGCCCTTCTTCCCACGACGCCGGCACCCTTGCCGGACCGGCCGCCCGCCCGGCCGCGCCCGAACGGGTAGGGCGCGCCCCCGACGCCATGCGGCCGGTGCGCATCGAGCGCCAGGTCGTGAAGTGGGCGGAGGGTTCGGCGCTCATCTCCGTCGGCGACACGCGGGTGCTGTGCACGGCCAGCGTCGAGGAGAAGGTCCCCCTCTTCTTGCGGGGCACGGGCAACGGATGGGTGACGGCGGAGTACGCCATGCTCCCCCGCTCCACCCGAGAACGCACCCCCCGCGACATCAGCCGCGGCCGCCAGGCCGGCCGGTCTGTCGAGATCCAGCGCCTCATCGGGCGCAGCCTGCGGGCCGTCGTGGACCTGACCGCCCTCGGAGAGCGCACCGTCTGGGTCGACTGCGACGTGCTGCAGGCGGACGGCGGTACGCGCACGGCCGCCATCACCGGCGGCTTCGTGGCACTGGCCGATGCCTTGTGGTGGCTCGCCGCCCGAGAGGGGTGGGCGGCCATCCCGCTGGCCGACTTTTTGGCCGCGGTGAGCGTCGGCATCGTCGGTGGAGAGGCCAGGCTCGACCTGGAGTACGCCGAGGATTCGGTCGCCGACGTCGACATGAACGTGGTCATGACCGGCCGGGGCCAGCTGGTGGAGGTCCAGGGCACCGCCGAACACTCGCCCTTCGACGTAGCCGGGGCGGGGCGCCTGCTCGAGCTCGCCGCGGGCGGCATCCGGCGGCTCGTCCAGCTCCAGCGCGACACCCTCTCCCCTGAGCTGGTCGCCGCGATCGACAAGCGCCGGGAGATGGGGCTGCCTGCTCGCCCCGCGATCGACGAATGA
- a CDS encoding non-canonical purine NTP pyrophosphatase, producing MLASTNRGKLEEYRALAESGMLDRLVEIVLPGELASHGRPMPEVPEESLDLRVNAAAKARAAAAAFGLVAVADDTGLEVDALGGAPGPRAARWAGPDATDADRIRLLLERLRGVPVSRRTARFRCAVAVAEPPAGPSTPGRVWVREAALEGQIALAPRGDRGFGYDPLFVVPGLGKTFAELSREEKNQVSHRARAWRAAEPLLVRLIVAPESPETLPPPFEG from the coding sequence GTGCTGGCCTCCACCAACCGGGGCAAGTTGGAGGAGTACCGGGCGCTGGCCGAAAGCGGGATGCTCGACCGCCTCGTGGAGATCGTCCTGCCCGGAGAGCTGGCGTCTCACGGCCGGCCCATGCCCGAGGTGCCGGAGGAGAGCCTCGACCTCAGGGTCAACGCGGCCGCCAAGGCCCGTGCGGCGGCGGCCGCGTTCGGGCTCGTGGCCGTCGCCGACGACACGGGCCTCGAAGTGGACGCGCTGGGAGGCGCGCCCGGGCCGCGGGCCGCCCGCTGGGCGGGACCTGACGCCACGGACGCCGACCGCATCCGGCTCCTGCTCGAGCGGCTCCGGGGTGTGCCCGTGTCGCGCCGCACGGCCCGGTTTCGGTGCGCCGTCGCCGTGGCCGAGCCGCCCGCCGGCCCATCGACGCCCGGGCGGGTCTGGGTGCGAGAGGCGGCGCTGGAGGGGCAGATTGCACTCGCGCCCCGCGGAGACCGGGGGTTCGGCTACGACCCGCTCTTCGTCGTACCCGGCCTCGGCAAGACGTTCGCCGAACTGAGCCGGGAAGAGAAAAACCAGGTCAGCCACCGCGCTCGTGCCTGGCGGGCGGCGGAGCCGCTGTTGGTGCGCCTGATCGTCGCCCCCGAGAGCCCCGAGACGCTGCCCCCGCCCTTCGAAGGGTGA
- the murD gene encoding UDP-N-acetylmuramoyl-L-alanine--D-glutamate ligase, with protein sequence MAVPVEVQATYPATWQGVRVAVVGLGVENLPLVRYLVARGARVVAADRKDLAQLGRRGEELQRLGVELVLGPHYLDALQEAEVAFLTPGIPKHLPAIQAARASGVRITGQTDLFMRLCRAPVIGITGSSGKTTTTTLTGRMLQATGRPVFVGGNIGEPLIDRLDRIEPGALVVLELSSFQLETTEVSPHGAVVTNITPNHLDVHLTMEAYIAAKSRILAFQAPRDFAVLNAADPVVSGLAVQTPAQVLWFGSQRRLPGAWVEGERLLARLDDASGETVECCRRSDLRLRGEHNVQNVLAACLVALRMGVAPEAIREVVRSFTGVPHRLEEVARLDGVLYVNDSIATTPARAVAGLTAFEQPIVLIAGGYDKHLPFDDFARVALRRCRHIVLLGDTAPVIERALLRAGEELHVRPSYQRVTSFPEAVHAAREAALPGDVVLLSPACASYDMFRDFEERGARFRELVRAMARDEQEASST encoded by the coding sequence ATGGCGGTACCGGTGGAAGTGCAGGCGACATACCCGGCGACCTGGCAGGGTGTGCGCGTGGCCGTGGTGGGCCTCGGCGTGGAAAACCTGCCCCTGGTGCGTTACCTGGTGGCGAGGGGTGCCAGGGTGGTGGCTGCAGACCGCAAGGACCTCGCCCAGCTCGGCAGGCGGGGCGAGGAGCTGCAACGGCTCGGCGTGGAGCTCGTGCTGGGGCCGCACTATCTGGACGCCCTGCAAGAGGCCGAGGTCGCCTTCCTGACCCCGGGGATCCCCAAGCACTTGCCGGCCATCCAGGCGGCCCGGGCGTCCGGCGTGCGCATCACGGGGCAGACCGACCTCTTCATGCGCCTTTGCCGGGCGCCGGTGATCGGCATCACGGGCTCGAGCGGCAAGACCACCACGACGACGCTCACCGGCCGCATGCTGCAGGCGACGGGTCGTCCCGTCTTCGTGGGCGGCAACATCGGCGAGCCGCTGATCGATCGCCTGGATCGCATCGAGCCGGGGGCGCTGGTCGTCCTCGAGCTCTCCAGCTTCCAGCTCGAGACCACGGAGGTCAGCCCCCACGGCGCGGTCGTCACCAACATCACCCCCAACCACCTGGACGTGCACCTCACGATGGAGGCGTACATCGCGGCAAAGAGCCGGATCCTGGCCTTCCAAGCTCCGAGAGACTTCGCCGTGCTCAACGCAGCCGATCCGGTCGTCTCGGGCCTGGCGGTCCAGACCCCGGCCCAGGTGCTGTGGTTCGGCTCCCAGCGGCGGCTGCCCGGCGCCTGGGTGGAAGGCGAGCGGCTGCTCGCCCGGCTCGACGACGCCTCGGGCGAGACGGTGGAGTGCTGCCGGCGAAGCGACCTGCGACTGCGGGGCGAGCACAACGTGCAAAACGTCCTGGCCGCCTGCCTCGTGGCGCTTCGGATGGGGGTGGCGCCCGAGGCGATCCGGGAGGTCGTGCGGAGCTTCACGGGGGTGCCGCACCGGCTCGAGGAGGTCGCACGCCTCGACGGGGTGCTGTACGTCAACGACTCCATCGCCACCACCCCGGCCCGGGCGGTGGCCGGGCTGACGGCGTTCGAGCAGCCCATCGTGCTCATCGCCGGCGGCTACGACAAGCACCTGCCGTTCGACGACTTCGCACGGGTCGCCCTGCGGCGGTGCCGGCACATCGTGCTGCTGGGCGACACCGCTCCGGTCATCGAGCGCGCCTTGCTCCGGGCGGGAGAGGAGCTGCACGTCCGGCCGAGCTACCAGCGGGTGACGAGCTTCCCGGAGGCGGTCCACGCCGCCCGCGAGGCGGCGCTCCCCGGCGACGTGGTCTTGCTCTCGCCGGCCTGCGCCAGCTACGACATGTTCCGGGACTTCGAGGAGCGCGGCGCGCGCTTCCGGGAGCTGGTGCGCGCCATGGCCCGCGACGAGCAGGAGGCGAGCAGCACCTGA
- a CDS encoding GerMN domain-containing protein: MGRSRRGGVAVRLGRWAAAALAGVIVVGGAWWAAARWWPQALVSTGLAHRVVLYFADEQALRLVPEVRYVPAWQDRPVDRLRLLAGGPRSGGLAPVIPPGARPLLVRVDNGLAVADFSREIVERHWGGSSGELMTVYGIVNTLADFPGVRQVRILVEGKPVETLAGHVDLSQPLTPDLSLVRPPDTRGAALGRVTRVLPDS, from the coding sequence ATGGGAAGATCGAGAAGAGGTGGCGTCGCCGTGCGCCTTGGGCGATGGGCTGCCGCCGCGCTGGCGGGGGTGATCGTGGTGGGCGGGGCGTGGTGGGCCGCCGCCAGGTGGTGGCCCCAGGCGCTGGTCAGCACCGGCCTCGCGCACCGGGTGGTGCTTTATTTCGCGGACGAGCAAGCTCTGCGGCTCGTGCCCGAGGTGCGCTACGTCCCGGCATGGCAGGATAGGCCCGTGGACCGGCTCCGCCTGCTTGCCGGTGGACCTCGTTCGGGCGGCCTGGCGCCGGTCATCCCTCCCGGAGCCCGGCCCCTGCTGGTGCGCGTAGACAACGGGCTGGCGGTGGCAGACTTTTCCCGGGAAATCGTAGAGCGCCACTGGGGCGGCTCGAGCGGCGAGCTCATGACCGTCTACGGTATCGTCAATACGCTGGCCGACTTTCCCGGGGTCAGGCAGGTGCGGATCCTGGTGGAGGGCAAGCCGGTCGAGACGCTGGCCGGCCACGTCGACCTGTCGCAGCCCCTGACCCCGGACCTGTCGCTGGTGCGCCCGCCCGACACCAGGGGTGCCGCCCTCGGGCGAGTCACCCGTGTGCTGCCGGATTCATAG
- a CDS encoding N-acetylmuramoyl-L-alanine amidase family protein, with amino-acid sequence MQGSLTSCAGKTHHALRRVARLLACGVAALVLAASREPVLGAGSGSGAGAWALVWVDGRPVPGDQGAYMVNGTLMLPARVLEQAGATLRWDARTKTATLARDGHQARATVGQAWLAAGGKRVLMPQPPELVDGQLMVPIRAVAQALGITVRWDGKTGRVDLETAPAARVAAGGAGASGAAKKQATPAPAKPVPAPAKPVPAPAKPVPAPATAPPAAKGSPAPSPGRYEPPPPPAPPPLPGATEDRVKVAVALATPSGKAVKAAAPGTAAPQPPTRAGAAVAAATATPSVPDTEEPSQMRRPGDAASEGAPAEPGEVTGVLVRRDGGRARVEVLSHGPVKLESAPTVLRDPPRLVLDIANARLTAPTSEYPASGALVKGVRLGQPSPGVVRVAVDLTAAVGFELEKDPEDGHVSVTLHYAVTGVHWLWDAAGRGQVWLEMSGLAPVKTSVLSDPLRLAVDLQKATLVAPAGEWEVSQGPVRRYRVSQYQPDVVRVVMELAQPVQPRVITSLDLTRQLLASQAAAPLPAGGETARGSAEPAGPGGAPPTVDLVLDVYSRITQIAVRPLGSGGASVTVHATGPVEPRAFYLRRPDRLVLDIPGAVVDPSLRTGTGAIQVPKDGSLARAVRVGQFLPRSARVVVELERPVGFQVFSADERETAIIALGNQPLQGRVVAIDPGHGGFDPGAIGASGTPEKVYNLDIGRRVGKLLESVGVEVALTRRDDTFVGLDDRVELAKKLKAEVFVSIHHNASTSTLGSGTEVFYSPNHPASQRLAELLYDALLDKLHQAGRGLEMRGDLRVLRLAPMPAALVEVAFVDNAQEERRLMDPGFRQQAADAIFSAIVSFLSQTGHDTVGKVNAQMLAAEGRQAH; translated from the coding sequence ATGCAAGGAAGCCTTACCAGTTGCGCCGGCAAGACGCACCATGCCTTGCGCCGGGTGGCCCGGCTCCTCGCATGCGGGGTGGCCGCCCTGGTGCTCGCCGCCAGCCGCGAGCCCGTGCTGGGAGCGGGGTCGGGGAGCGGCGCGGGGGCCTGGGCGCTGGTCTGGGTCGACGGCCGCCCGGTACCGGGCGATCAGGGCGCCTACATGGTCAACGGGACCTTGATGCTGCCGGCCCGCGTGCTGGAGCAAGCCGGGGCTACGCTCCGGTGGGACGCCCGCACGAAGACCGCCACCCTGGCCCGTGACGGGCATCAGGCGCGCGCCACGGTCGGACAGGCATGGCTCGCCGCCGGGGGCAAGCGGGTGCTCATGCCCCAGCCCCCCGAGCTGGTGGACGGGCAGCTGATGGTGCCCATCCGGGCCGTCGCGCAGGCTCTCGGTATCACCGTGCGTTGGGACGGCAAGACGGGCCGGGTGGACCTCGAGACAGCACCGGCCGCGCGCGTCGCGGCGGGCGGTGCGGGCGCGAGCGGCGCCGCAAAGAAGCAAGCGACACCGGCTCCGGCAAAGCCCGTGCCGGCCCCGGCAAAGCCCGTGCCGGCCCCGGCAAAGCCCGTGCCGGCCCCGGCTACCGCTCCTCCCGCGGCCAAGGGATCCCCGGCGCCTTCGCCGGGGCGCTACGAGCCCCCTCCGCCGCCGGCACCGCCTCCCTTGCCGGGGGCTACGGAGGATCGGGTGAAGGTGGCCGTTGCCCTGGCGACTCCGAGCGGGAAGGCCGTCAAGGCCGCGGCCCCCGGGACGGCAGCCCCCCAGCCGCCCACGCGAGCGGGGGCGGCGGTGGCCGCGGCCACGGCAACGCCGAGCGTTCCCGATACGGAGGAGCCCTCCCAGATGCGGCGGCCCGGCGACGCGGCTTCGGAGGGCGCGCCGGCTGAGCCGGGCGAGGTGACGGGGGTGCTGGTGCGCCGCGACGGCGGCCGGGCCCGCGTCGAGGTGCTGAGCCACGGGCCGGTCAAGCTCGAGTCCGCTCCGACCGTGCTGCGGGATCCGCCGCGCCTCGTGCTGGACATCGCCAACGCCCGGCTGACCGCTCCCACGAGCGAGTACCCCGCCAGCGGCGCCCTGGTGAAGGGGGTCCGGCTGGGACAGCCGTCTCCCGGCGTCGTGCGGGTGGCGGTGGACCTCACGGCGGCCGTGGGATTCGAGTTGGAGAAGGATCCGGAGGACGGGCACGTTTCCGTCACTCTCCACTACGCGGTGACCGGCGTGCACTGGCTGTGGGACGCGGCCGGCCGGGGCCAGGTGTGGCTCGAGATGTCCGGCCTTGCTCCCGTGAAGACGAGCGTGCTGAGCGATCCGCTGCGCCTCGCGGTCGACCTGCAGAAGGCCACCCTGGTCGCCCCGGCCGGCGAGTGGGAGGTGAGCCAGGGGCCGGTGCGCCGGTACCGGGTCAGCCAGTACCAGCCCGACGTGGTGCGGGTCGTCATGGAGCTGGCACAGCCTGTCCAGCCCCGGGTGATCACCTCGCTCGACCTCACCCGGCAACTGCTGGCAAGCCAGGCGGCGGCGCCGCTTCCTGCCGGCGGTGAGACAGCTCGGGGGTCGGCCGAGCCCGCCGGCCCCGGCGGGGCTCCTCCCACGGTCGATCTGGTGCTCGACGTGTACAGCCGGATCACCCAGATCGCCGTCCGGCCGCTGGGCTCAGGCGGCGCCAGCGTGACGGTGCACGCGACGGGCCCGGTGGAGCCCAGGGCGTTTTACCTGAGGCGGCCGGATCGGCTGGTGCTGGACATCCCCGGGGCGGTCGTCGATCCCTCGCTGCGGACGGGGACGGGCGCCATCCAGGTCCCGAAGGACGGCAGCCTGGCCCGGGCGGTACGGGTCGGGCAGTTCTTGCCGCGCAGCGCCCGGGTAGTAGTCGAGCTGGAGCGGCCCGTCGGCTTCCAGGTGTTCAGCGCGGACGAGCGGGAGACCGCCATCATCGCACTGGGCAACCAGCCCCTGCAGGGACGGGTGGTGGCCATCGATCCCGGGCACGGAGGGTTCGACCCCGGCGCCATCGGGGCGAGCGGCACGCCGGAGAAGGTGTACAACCTCGACATCGGGAGGCGGGTCGGCAAGCTGCTCGAGTCGGTGGGGGTGGAGGTGGCCCTGACCCGGCGGGACGACACGTTCGTCGGGCTGGACGACCGGGTCGAGCTGGCGAAGAAGTTGAAGGCGGAGGTGTTCGTCAGCATCCACCACAACGCCTCGACGTCCACGCTCGGGTCGGGCACCGAGGTGTTTTACTCGCCCAACCACCCGGCCAGCCAGCGGCTGGCGGAGTTGTTGTACGACGCGTTGCTGGACAAGCTCCACCAGGCAGGCCGGGGCCTGGAGATGCGGGGCGATCTGCGGGTGCTGCGGCTCGCGCCCATGCCGGCGGCTCTCGTAGAGGTGGCGTTCGTGGACAACGCCCAGGAGGAGCGCCGGCTGATGGATCCCGGCTTTCGCCAGCAGGCCGCCGATGCCATCTTTTCCGCTATCGTGAGTTTTCTGAGCCAGACTGGTCATGATACCGTAGGGAAGGTAAATGCCCAGATGCTGGCTGCCGAGGGCCGGCAGGCCCATTGA
- the murI gene encoding glutamate racemase, whose protein sequence is MYDSGVGGLSVLRHLWRLLPRETVLYVADSGRAPYGGRPPEEIVAFGVQIATFLRGEGAQVLVVACNTSSSVALPEVARAFGGPVVGMLEPAARAVAERWPRGGSVAVLATATTVASGAYPRAIAGQAPAVDVVQEACPEWVPLVEAGRLDGPGVDEAVARHVAPLLEPPGVDGLVLGCTHYPFLEPVIRRVMGRLGRSGETPALLDPGLAVAEEAARVAAAFVTRRPEDRGGRLPAHEDEPCTKGSSGPCGVDRFFTSGSPERFAELFQRLVGAAHEACGREWGGVQVVRW, encoded by the coding sequence ATGTACGACTCCGGGGTGGGGGGCCTCAGCGTGCTGCGGCACCTGTGGCGCCTGCTGCCCCGGGAGACGGTGCTGTACGTGGCCGACTCGGGGCGGGCACCTTACGGCGGGCGGCCCCCGGAGGAGATCGTGGCGTTCGGGGTGCAAATCGCCACGTTCCTGCGGGGAGAGGGCGCCCAGGTGCTCGTCGTGGCGTGTAACACCTCTTCGTCGGTGGCGCTTCCCGAGGTCGCGCGGGCTTTCGGCGGGCCGGTCGTCGGCATGCTGGAGCCGGCCGCCCGGGCCGTCGCCGAGCGCTGGCCCCGGGGCGGGAGCGTCGCGGTGCTGGCGACCGCCACCACGGTGGCGAGCGGCGCGTATCCCCGGGCGATCGCCGGCCAGGCCCCGGCCGTGGACGTGGTGCAGGAGGCCTGCCCGGAGTGGGTGCCGCTGGTGGAGGCGGGGCGCTTGGACGGCCCGGGGGTGGACGAGGCGGTGGCGCGCCACGTGGCGCCCCTGCTCGAGCCTCCCGGTGTGGACGGGCTGGTGCTGGGATGCACCCATTACCCGTTCCTCGAGCCGGTCATCCGGCGGGTGATGGGCCGGCTGGGGCGCTCCGGTGAGACCCCCGCCCTGCTCGACCCGGGGCTCGCCGTGGCCGAGGAGGCGGCCCGGGTGGCGGCGGCTTTCGTGACCCGGCGTCCCGAGGACCGCGGCGGCAGGCTTCCGGCGCACGAGGACGAACCGTGTACCAAAGGCTCGAGCGGCCCGTGCGGGGTCGACCGGTTTTTCACGAGCGGGTCTCCCGAGCGTTTCGCCGAGCTCTTCCAGCGCCTGGTCGGCGCGGCTCACGAGGCGTGCGGCCGTGAATGGGGCGGCGTCCAGGTGGTAAGGTGGTAA